The Helianthus annuus cultivar XRQ/B chromosome 15, HanXRQr2.0-SUNRISE, whole genome shotgun sequence genomic sequence CCGACGGAGATGCTCTTATTATATTTTATCCGTTTAAAGTTTCTAAGATATAGACGAAAATGTGCCATAGACGATTTGCATAAATCTTGAACACAAATTGCACCTTCCGGATTTTGACTTCGGATATGCTTCCCTAATTTTTCCGCTATTTCATTTTTAATTACAGAACACTTAGAATCATGAATTTCTTCAATATACCACGCGTCAACGTTATTTGTTTTCAGTCATGTAATAGCGCTTACCATTTTTATCTCATATTCAATTTTGCAATGTTACCTTCGGAAAGTGATCACAAGCTTAAAAGATATTGAAAATTCAAGAATGCATCGTTATATTGTACTATACAACACAACAAACACATCCATACCACCCAATTTGACTattcttgactttgactttgactaaaTTTATTCTTGACTTTAACTAAGCCAAACCAACAAGCTTCTCACTGACCTCCCACAACTTCCGAGCTTTCTCCGCATCACTTGCTTCTTGGGAAAGCTGGTTTTCAAATGAAGCCGAGTTGTTGTTCCAGCTCCAGTACACACCCGATTTCGTTAAGCTCGAATCGCTTACTACCTGAAAAATTAAGTTCAATATATTTGTCAGCACTGGTCGGGGTCTCAGcagaagcagtctctctatcccATGAGATAGAGGTAAGGTTTGCCCCAGTCACACGTTCCCCAGACCCTATCAATAGCTCTCCTATGAGTGGGATATATACTGGGtacgtttgtttgtttgttataaCAGTCACTTGGTCAGCATTGATCATATGTGCCTCCGGTTTTATAAGTTGTAAGTTAACTAACCTGTGCTAGTCGTTTTCCGGCTTCCTCTTCCGACACATAACCTTTGGTGATGTACTTCTGGAATGGCGGGAATAGAATACGAAACAACGGAACGTGCTCCCTGAAAAGGCCAGTTGTAGCAATGCAACCGGGGTACAGGGACGAAAAGGTAATTCCAGTTTCATCATGGTACCGTTTATGGAACTCTTGCATTGTCAGCATATTGCATACTTTGCTgtctttgtaggccttagcaccGTCGAACTCTCCTCCGTCAATCATGGCAGAACTGTTTAGCCCGTTTAAACCCCCGGCTAGCCCTCTCAGGTCCCCCAAGTTAGCCTTCGGTGGCACGTTTCCAGCCAACGTGTTTGTGTTTCCTATAATACAAACATAACACAATCAGAAGTTTATTCATTCAATAATACATCAATCTTTCTGAAGATTTTGTACTTAAAATTCTAAGTAATCAGGTTATGATAATCAGTTTTATTTCAAAATTCAGTACCTGTGATGGAGCCAACAATGATGAGTCGTTTTTGTGAGTAATCCGACTTCTTGAGGTCCTCAATTAGCAACCTTGATAGTAGAAAGTGACCAAGATGATTAGTCCCAACACTAAGTTCAAATCCTTCTGCAGTATAAGTAGGCTCTTTAGCCGTAGGCAAATAGATCGCGGCATTGTTCACAAGCGCATCAAGCGGTCGCCCAGACCGCCTAAACGTGTCCACAAACTGTCGAACACTTTCGAGAGACGAAAGATCAAGGTGCATAACAGTATAGTTCTCTTTAGTTATGCCAACCGATTTAGCAGCCTTTTCTGCTTTCAGGAAGTTTCTACAAGCCATGATTATGTGCCACTTTCCTGTGTCGGCCAAAGCCTTGGCTGTGGCTAGACCGAGACCCGATGAGGCTCCAGTTATGATCACATTGCCCTTCCTCAGTGTTTTCTTGCCGTCTGGTGTGGCTTCCTTAACCGATGGAGCTACGGTTGCTGTTTGTGCACGAATTGGTCCCATCAATGGCTTCCTTTTAAGCTCCTGCAATCAAGAATTTAAAATTTTATTAATTTACGGTTCCAATTAAATCaacaaaaatttaatttttaaacaAGTTTATAAATTTAGAATTCCAATTAAATCAactaaaaaatttattttttaaaacaattttATAAATTTAGTGTTACAATTAAATCAacaaaaaagttattttttttgttaattgaCA encodes the following:
- the LOC110878761 gene encoding protochlorophyllide reductase, with the translated sequence MALQASLLPSAITVHKEGNGAFVLKNVKSDFSPLLIGTKELKRKPLMGPIRAQTATVAPSVKEATPDGKKTLRKGNVIITGASSGLGLATAKALADTGKWHIIMACRNFLKAEKAAKSVGITKENYTVMHLDLSSLESVRQFVDTFRRSGRPLDALVNNAAIYLPTAKEPTYTAEGFELSVGTNHLGHFLLSRLLIEDLKKSDYSQKRLIIVGSITGNTNTLAGNVPPKANLGDLRGLAGGLNGLNSSAMIDGGEFDGAKAYKDSKVCNMLTMQEFHKRYHDETGITFSSLYPGCIATTGLFREHVPLFRILFPPFQKYITKGYVSEEEAGKRLAQVVSDSSLTKSGVYWSWNNNSASFENQLSQEASDAEKARKLWEVSEKLVGLA